The Leucoraja erinacea ecotype New England chromosome 29, Leri_hhj_1, whole genome shotgun sequence genome has a window encoding:
- the LOC129711078 gene encoding proteinase-activated receptor 2-like — MVWTQPSCTFLVSILFLLCAAFCSSQEESSGDDGRGRSLVYVNSPTNGRSKVIEGVLDKTAKYYLTTAITTTVIPSLYIMVFTFGLAANGLALINLIINIQRMPSTIFLMNLATADLLLILALPFKIHYHFQGNNWVFGEALCRTVTAFFYGNMYCSVLLLTFISIDRYCALVHPFYSKRFRDNRFAAATCLVIWALVGLSVIPFLLQRQVYPSKELNITTCHDVLPEDIQHGYFFYYFVCLVVFEFLIPCLITIFCYVSVIKTLMAKSDKYIKAIRAIILVLVVYVVCFAPSNIILLIHFSQFHLVGNNHLYLCYAICLVFSTLNSCIDPFIYYYTSDEFRHSVRSIISFRKEKRSEDSRKTIIRVDCTSTSKTV, encoded by the exons ATGGTCTGGACCCAACCCTCCTGCACTTTCCTTGTCTCAATTCTTTTCCTCCTCTGTGCAGCATTCTGCTCCTCACAGGAAG AAAGCTCAGGAGATGATGGCAGGGGAAGAAGTCTCGTCTATGTTAATAGTCCAACAAATGGACGTTCCAAGGTCATTGAGGGAGTGTTGGATAAAACCGCCAAGTATTACTTGACCACGGCTATTACAACGACCGTGATCCCTTCTCTCTATATCATGGTCTTCACCTTTGGCCTCGCAGCTAATGGGTTGGCTCTGATCAATCTCATCATCAATATCCAGCGGATGCCCTCCACCATCTTCCTGATGAACCTGGCGACGGCCGACCTCCTCCTGATCCTGGCGCTGCCCTTTAAAATCCACTATCACTTCCAGGGCAACAACTGGGTCTTCGGCGAAGCTCTGTGTCGGACGGTGACCGCCTTCTTCTACGGCAACATGTACTGCTCCGTCCTCCTCCTCACCTTCATCAGCATCGACAGGTACTGTGCCCTGGTCCACCCGTTCTACTCCAAGCGCTTCAGGGACAATAGGTTTGCTGCGGCGACCTGCTTGGTCATCTGGGCTCTCGTTGGGCTCTCTGTCATACCCTTTCTCCTCCAGAGACAGGTGTACCCATCCAAGGAGTTGAACATCACAACCTGCCATGACGTCTTGCCCGAAGACATACAGCATGGCTACTTCTTCTACTACTTTGTGTGCTTGGTTGTCTTTGAGTTCCTCATTCCCTGCCTTATAACTATATTCTGTTATGTATCTGTCATCAAAACACTGATGGCCAAGAGTGACAAATATATCAAAGCAATAAGGGCCATAATCCTAGTGCTGGTGGTCTATGTGGTCTGCTTTGCTCCTAGTAACATCATCTTGCTCATCCATTTCTCCCAGTTTCACCTGGTGGGGAACAATCACCTGTATTTGTGTTACGCCATCTGCCTTGTATTCAGCACCCTCAACAGTTGTATAGACCCCTTCATTTATTACTATACGTCTGATGAGTTTCGCCACAGTGTGAGAAGCATTatttcttttcggaaggagaagAGAAGTGAGGATTCCAGGAAAACCATTATCCGTGTAGATTGCACATCGACATCaaagacagtttag